In the Haloferula helveola genome, one interval contains:
- the nadD gene encoding nicotinate (nicotinamide) nucleotide adenylyltransferase — translation MKQPKKIALFGGSFDPVHLGHLEIARLAVEQAELDRVIFIPCRLSPHKQELTPPASGKDRLEMLRIATDGLPWATVDDFELRSPPPSYSYLTLREMKERFPGVLLHWLMGKDQWDALPTWKESRELAETLTFLVFSRDGAPEPRAGWKMIPLKGTHPASATTIRRELPKGGDSAKWLPHGVLDYILKNGLYPR, via the coding sequence ATGAAGCAGCCGAAGAAAATCGCGCTGTTCGGTGGCAGCTTCGACCCGGTTCACCTCGGGCATCTCGAAATAGCCCGTCTGGCGGTCGAACAGGCGGAGCTTGATCGCGTGATCTTCATCCCCTGCAGGCTCTCGCCCCACAAGCAGGAGCTTACTCCGCCCGCATCCGGCAAAGACCGCCTCGAGATGCTTCGCATTGCCACCGATGGACTGCCATGGGCCACGGTCGATGATTTTGAGCTCCGGTCGCCACCACCGTCCTACTCCTATCTCACCCTCCGGGAAATGAAGGAACGGTTCCCCGGCGTATTGCTCCACTGGCTGATGGGCAAGGACCAGTGGGATGCCTTGCCAACTTGGAAGGAATCTCGAGAGCTGGCGGAGACCCTGACCTTTCTCGTGTTTTCCCGCGACGGCGCTCCGGAGCCACGTGCCGGGTGGAAGATGATTCCCCTCAAAGGCACCCACCCGGCCTCGGCGACGACCATTCGTCGGGAGCTCCCTAAAGGAGGAGACAGCGCGAAGTGGCTTCCGCACGGAGTGCTGGACTACATCCTCAAAAACGGGCTGTATCCCAGATGA
- a CDS encoding redox-sensing transcriptional repressor Rex encodes MERIDIPKKAIYRLSIYHRCLQRLVENGQETVSSSALAKAAGVKPAQLRKDLAYFGQFGTRGLGYPVETLASMIRDLLGRERLQPVVLVGGGNLGSALLRYQGFQKEGFEVVAAFDAEPEAVKARGIGVPVFSEKELEERIEADGVRLAILCVPGSIAQSLANRLVSAGVSGILNFSPVVLDVPEDVVVNNVDLALELEHLSFFVR; translated from the coding sequence GTGGAACGAATCGACATCCCCAAGAAGGCGATCTACCGCCTCTCGATCTATCACCGCTGCCTGCAGCGGTTGGTGGAGAACGGGCAAGAGACCGTCAGTTCCTCGGCCTTGGCAAAAGCGGCGGGCGTCAAGCCTGCCCAGTTGCGGAAGGATCTGGCCTACTTCGGCCAGTTTGGAACCCGCGGCCTCGGGTATCCGGTGGAGACACTGGCGTCGATGATCCGGGATCTTCTCGGCCGGGAGCGGCTTCAGCCGGTCGTGCTCGTGGGGGGGGGAAACCTCGGATCGGCACTTCTCCGCTACCAGGGATTCCAGAAAGAAGGCTTCGAGGTGGTGGCGGCCTTCGACGCCGAGCCTGAGGCCGTTAAGGCGCGGGGAATCGGAGTTCCGGTGTTCTCGGAGAAGGAACTTGAGGAGCGCATCGAGGCGGATGGTGTCCGGCTGGCCATTCTCTGCGTCCCGGGAAGTATCGCCCAGTCCCTAGCCAATCGGCTGGTTTCGGCCGGAGTGTCCGGAATCCTCAATTTCTCGCCGGTGGTGCTGGATGTGCCCGAAGACGTGGTCGTCAACAATGTGGACCTCGCGTTGGAACTGGAGCATCTCAGCTTTTTCGTCCGCTGA
- a CDS encoding tetratricopeptide repeat protein, producing MKFLLAPLLVITCSSLMPASAQDDRNAKLAPWQQDYLNLPQDRREEFKKHLSKASELFKQKRIFETIDELNAAENIFDDSPEVETLYGACQVEFRAFDKAMEHFERANALTPGNGSVLFNIGEVYFVQKRWDDAQKAFERVLLLLDADDQFAMTRLTQFKILLCMIKLGKPDEARKLVDKYDILDDSPYPYYAEAAMAYHDGDELKAEAALARAARIFRQEAILAPWKDTLMEFGYIKSFYGGDIEEP from the coding sequence ATGAAATTCCTCCTCGCTCCCCTGCTCGTCATCACCTGTTCAAGTCTGATGCCCGCATCGGCCCAAGACGACAGGAACGCCAAACTCGCCCCTTGGCAGCAGGACTATCTGAATCTTCCCCAAGACCGAAGGGAAGAGTTCAAAAAGCATCTCTCGAAGGCTTCCGAATTGTTCAAGCAGAAGCGAATCTTCGAGACCATTGATGAACTGAATGCTGCGGAAAACATCTTTGACGACTCTCCCGAGGTCGAAACCCTCTACGGCGCCTGTCAGGTTGAATTCCGCGCCTTCGACAAGGCCATGGAGCACTTCGAGCGCGCGAACGCACTGACCCCCGGGAACGGCAGCGTGCTCTTCAACATCGGTGAAGTCTACTTCGTGCAGAAACGCTGGGATGATGCCCAAAAAGCTTTCGAACGTGTCCTGCTCCTGCTCGACGCCGACGACCAGTTTGCAATGACACGGCTCACCCAGTTCAAGATCCTCTTGTGCATGATCAAGCTCGGCAAACCCGACGAGGCACGCAAACTGGTGGACAAGTATGACATCCTAGATGACTCACCCTACCCATATTACGCTGAGGCCGCGATGGCCTACCACGACGGCGACGAGCTCAAGGCTGAAGCAGCACTGGCTCGAGCGGCGCGGATTTTCCGGCAGGAGGCGATTCTAGCCCCGTGGAAAGACACCCTGATGGAGTTCGGCTACATCAAGAGCTTCTACGGCGGAGACATCGAGGAGCCCTGA
- a CDS encoding AraC family transcriptional regulator has protein sequence MAVDMEFLQRVDSPSFCERLFAVLPDVLFCLKDRERRYRAANRAFAERLGLKNPQRLIGRMAEEFFPPDLAVAYREQDLQVLNDGKPLTDELELVTNRDGSVGWYLATKVPLHDAGGEVIGLASISRDLRSPEAGEAEIEGIARVVDHVRHHLDDELRTAGLAEISGFSPTQLDRRMKKVYHLSTAQFVRKTRIQHAVDQLSRTRRGIADIALECGYGDQTAFTRQFRATVGMPPAAFRERSSEPSR, from the coding sequence ATGGCCGTCGATATGGAATTCCTGCAGCGGGTGGACTCGCCCAGCTTCTGCGAGCGACTGTTCGCGGTGCTGCCGGATGTGCTGTTCTGCCTCAAGGACCGCGAGCGGCGCTATCGTGCGGCCAACCGGGCATTTGCCGAACGCCTCGGTCTGAAGAACCCGCAGCGGCTGATCGGCAGAATGGCGGAAGAGTTCTTTCCCCCCGATCTTGCCGTGGCATACCGCGAGCAGGATCTGCAGGTCCTGAACGACGGCAAGCCGCTTACCGATGAACTTGAGCTGGTGACGAATCGCGACGGCAGCGTCGGCTGGTATCTTGCAACCAAGGTCCCTCTCCACGACGCGGGCGGTGAGGTCATCGGACTTGCCTCCATATCACGGGATCTCCGGTCGCCGGAGGCAGGTGAGGCCGAGATTGAGGGAATCGCGCGTGTGGTGGACCACGTTAGGCACCACCTCGATGACGAGCTCCGCACGGCCGGTCTGGCGGAGATCTCCGGGTTCAGTCCCACCCAGCTGGATCGCCGTATGAAGAAGGTCTACCACCTGAGCACCGCCCAGTTCGTCCGCAAGACACGCATCCAGCATGCGGTCGACCAGCTGAGCCGGACCCGCCGCGGCATCGCGGACATCGCCCTCGAGTGCGGTTACGGTGACCAGACCGCATTCACCCGTCAGTTCCGCGCGACGGTCGGCATGCCGCCGGCGGCCTTCCGCGAGAGATCCAGCGAGCCATCTCGATGA
- a CDS encoding sigma-70 family RNA polymerase sigma factor, which produces MVETREQFIERALAEYESPLIGYAYTFVRDLDRARDVVQDTFIRLCKQDVEKVRDGLKNWLFTVCRNRALDILRKESRMSPLDEDDRGRVPTAAQAPDEAFDQEERIAEVMKYLERLSDNQQTVILMKFRDGLSYQEICEATGLSSGNVGFLIHTGLKRLRTLLPADLMDGMT; this is translated from the coding sequence ATGGTCGAAACCCGTGAGCAATTCATTGAGCGCGCCCTCGCCGAGTACGAGTCGCCCTTGATCGGCTACGCTTACACCTTCGTTCGTGATCTCGACCGGGCTCGTGACGTCGTTCAAGACACCTTCATCCGGCTCTGTAAGCAGGATGTCGAGAAGGTCCGCGACGGATTGAAGAACTGGCTTTTCACCGTCTGCCGCAACCGAGCCCTCGACATTCTGAGAAAGGAGTCGCGGATGTCGCCTCTCGATGAGGATGATCGCGGACGGGTGCCCACGGCGGCACAGGCACCGGACGAGGCATTCGACCAAGAGGAGCGCATCGCGGAGGTGATGAAGTATCTCGAACGCCTTTCCGACAACCAACAGACGGTCATCCTGATGAAATTCCGGGATGGTCTGAGCTATCAGGAGATTTGCGAGGCCACCGGGCTTTCCAGTGGCAACGTCGGTTTCCTGATCCACACGGGCCTGAAACGGCTCCGAACCCTTTTGCCCGCCGACCTGATGGACGGCATGACATGA
- a CDS encoding deoxycytidylate deaminase: MALAHVASLRSEDPYRKVGAAALDFDNRVVGTAYNGLAPGYDAPIGFWDDRDGRQKFMLHAEINLCSLFRRGEVKLVASTTMPCTACMQTLCAYGIREIYYRDVYHASEAPEIAALYGIRLERIAEHPLSGAEV, translated from the coding sequence ATGGCGTTGGCGCACGTCGCCTCCCTGCGCTCCGAAGACCCGTATCGGAAAGTGGGTGCGGCGGCGCTCGACTTCGATAACCGGGTGGTCGGGACGGCATACAACGGACTGGCGCCCGGGTATGACGCGCCAATCGGCTTCTGGGACGATCGCGACGGGCGTCAGAAGTTCATGCTGCACGCCGAGATCAACCTTTGCAGCCTGTTCCGAAGAGGCGAGGTCAAACTGGTGGCAAGTACTACCATGCCGTGCACCGCATGTATGCAGACGCTCTGCGCCTACGGGATACGCGAAATCTACTATCGCGATGTGTATCACGCTTCAGAGGCGCCGGAGATCGCGGCGCTTTACGGCATCCGGCTTGAGCGGATCGCCGAGCACCCGTTGTCGGGCGCCGAGGTTTGA